Genomic DNA from Shouchella patagoniensis:
CCACCAGAAGAAGCGGATGTAGCAATGTATGATTTATTGCGATTAAAAACATCACAAGCTGGATTGTATCAATATGAAATTAGTAACTTTGGGAAAATGGGATATGAGAGTAAGCATAATCTTGTCTATTGGAAAAACGAGGAATATGCAGGTTTTGGAGCTGGAGCATCCGGTTACGAGCGGCAGGTGAGGTATCAAAATATTAATCCAATCCAAAAGTATATTGATGCAGTTATGGATAAGGGTCAAGCGAGAATGAGGGAACATCAGGTCTCTAAAGTGGAATGGCTTGAAGAAGCGGTTTTCTTAGGATTACGCATTCGTGATGGGATTGATAAAGAATCATTTAAGGCACATTATGGGTATGATATAAACGAATTATTCGCAGACGAAATTCGCATAGGGATACAAAAAGGTTTGATAGAGGAAACAACAAGTCATTTAAAACTAACGGAAGAAGGGTTGCTCCTAGGAAATGAGGCGTTTGAATTATTTGTTGCCGTTTTAGATGAAGAAGCCTTTTAACTATGGAAAAAATGAGCTTTTAGCAATTGACAACAGAGCCTCTTTTTGATAGTGTAACAATAGTATTAGCACTCGCTTGCTTAGAGTGCTAACAGGGAGGTGCTTGGAATGTTAACGGAAAGACAACTTATGATTTTACATGCAATCGTTGACGATTATGTTCGTTCCGCAGAGCCTGTTGGTTCACGAAGCATCTCAAAACGGAATGATATTCCGTATAGTCCAGCAACAATACGAAATGAGATGGCAGACCTTGAAGAACTTGGTTTTCTGGAAAAGCCGCATAGTTCAGCTGGAAGAGTGCCTTCACAGCATGGATATCGCTATTATGTAGACCATTTATTATCTCCACACCGATTGACTGTTGCAGAACGCGCAGGGCTTTCCCGACTAACCTCTGCAAGTTTGGAAGCAATGGAAGAAGTCTTTCAAGAATCAGCACGGATATTGTCAGAGATGACTAGTTACGTTTCTGTTGTTCTTGGACCTGAATCGTTGAATGAAAAACTGAAAAATATTCAAATCATCCCAATGGACAGCCGAAAGGCCGTTGTTATTGTTGTGAGCGATACAGGTCATGTTGAGAATCACCTTGTGCAAATTGGAGAAGGTGTAACGTCTACTGATTTAGAGCGAACCGTTAATCTTTTAAATGAGCGATTAATCGGAACACCTCTTTCCCAGTTGCAAAAGAAAATCAATATAGAGTTAGGACAACTATTCCGAGATCATATTGACAATTATCAACAAGTGCTCGGTATGTTGGAGCGGACGATGGTCTCTGGTGTGAGTGAAAAATTGTTTTTCTCGGGAAAAACGAATTTAATGGAGCAACCTGAATTTCAGGATGTTGGCAAAATGCGTTTAGTTTATAAAACGTTAGAAGAAGAGAAT
This window encodes:
- the hrcA gene encoding heat-inducible transcriptional repressor HrcA, which produces MLTERQLMILHAIVDDYVRSAEPVGSRSISKRNDIPYSPATIRNEMADLEELGFLEKPHSSAGRVPSQHGYRYYVDHLLSPHRLTVAERAGLSRLTSASLEAMEEVFQESARILSEMTSYVSVVLGPESLNEKLKNIQIIPMDSRKAVVIVVSDTGHVENHLVQIGEGVTSTDLERTVNLLNERLIGTPLSQLQKKINIELGQLFRDHIDNYQQVLGMLERTMVSGVSEKLFFSGKTNLMEQPEFQDVGKMRLVYKTLEEENLLQQWFRTQQADGLQVSIGQENQLEAFEACSIITASYAINGRHVGTLGVIGPTRMEYRRMIKVVDSLSKDLSKLLTGFNE